A stretch of Chloroflexota bacterium DNA encodes these proteins:
- a CDS encoding ABC transporter ATP-binding protein, translating into MTTSLAIETSSLRKEYGPKVAVADLSLSVQRGEIFGFLGPNGAGKTTAVKMLLGLIAPTAGAGRILGRPLADMEVRRKVGFLPEHFRFYDWLTARELLHYHGRLLGMTDAACRAQIPELLNMVGLLRHADQRIKTFSKGMLQRVGLAQALLNDPELVFLDEPTSGLDPIGRRMVRDVIHHLRERACTVFLNSHLLSEVEITCDRVAFIREGVVVRTASLRQLAQGETAVRIRAAGITPETLDGLNRWGREIRADGEHIHMVVDEEDSLPAIANWIVASGARLYALTPERISLEDLFMQIVGTSGETE; encoded by the coding sequence ATGACCACATCGCTCGCCATTGAGACCAGTAGCCTCCGCAAGGAGTACGGCCCCAAAGTGGCCGTTGCCGACCTGTCGCTCAGCGTCCAGCGCGGCGAGATATTCGGCTTCCTCGGCCCCAACGGCGCAGGCAAGACCACCGCCGTGAAGATGCTCCTGGGGCTCATCGCGCCGACCGCGGGCGCGGGGCGAATCCTGGGCCGCCCCCTCGCCGACATGGAAGTCCGCCGCAAAGTCGGATTCCTCCCTGAGCACTTCCGCTTCTACGACTGGCTTACCGCACGGGAGTTGCTCCACTACCACGGCAGGCTCCTCGGCATGACGGATGCGGCCTGCCGCGCCCAGATTCCCGAACTCCTGAACATGGTGGGCCTCCTTCGCCACGCTGACCAGCGCATCAAAACCTTCTCCAAAGGCATGCTCCAGCGCGTGGGACTGGCCCAGGCGTTGCTCAACGACCCCGAACTGGTCTTCCTGGACGAACCCACGTCGGGCCTTGACCCTATCGGGCGACGCATGGTGCGCGACGTCATCCACCATCTGCGCGAGCGTGCCTGCACCGTGTTCTTGAACTCGCACCTCCTCAGCGAAGTGGAGATCACCTGCGACCGCGTGGCGTTCATCCGCGAGGGGGTCGTCGTCCGCACGGCCAGCCTGCGCCAACTAGCACAGGGCGAGACTGCCGTGCGCATCCGCGCTGCGGGCATTACGCCCGAGACCCTGGACGGCCTGAACCGTTGGGGCCGCGAGATTCGCGCCGACGGCGAGCACATCCACATGGTCGTGGACGAAGAGGACAGCCTGCCTGCCATCGCCAACTGGATCGTCGCCAGCGGCGCGCGCCTGTACGCCCTGACGCCCGAACGCATCTCCCTGGAAGACCTGTTCATGCAGATTGTGGGCACTTCGGGAGAGACCGAATGA
- a CDS encoding molybdopterin-dependent oxidoreductase translates to MSKAIGSPHTRLDIVAKVKGTRKYPQDFNMEGQLWAAVVWAAHPHAIVRRIDTSAAEALPGVVRILTSNDVPVNSYGINIPDQPVLVGEGEKVRWVGDRIAIVVAQDRRTAYKARDLVQVDYEPLPVVSDVFAAMQENAPRIHEDRPSNILHHIPIRKGNIEEGFAQADVIVESEISTPFVEHAYMQPEAGIGYIDEEGRVTVIASAQWPHDDLHQIARMLDLPEDKVREIVPAVGGAFGGREDMYIQHLLALCAFVMRRPVKMVWDREESITRTGKRHPFYFQYKVGATREGILTAVQIRLVSDAGAYASTSVPVLNNAASFAAGPYKYPHAHVDAYTVFTNNAVTMAMRGFGATQPPVMYERMLDQLAEALHMDPVELRMKNLLGDGDISITGNAMWGGVGIKETLRQAALAAGWRQEGEHWVKPDLGQPSAPHKKRGIGIACAYKNVGYSFGFDDKSEAEVILRLKMDGSIASATVKTAAVEVGQGVTTALAQIAAETLGIPVSRVRIALIDTSDVPNAGSSSASRHVYITGNAVYGACKAALEKRERILLEESGEPTVSARYLYHGRSHRPTTPYDPETGQCNPHIAYSYGTEIALVEVDTETGETEVLKMWAAHDAGRVVNPAQYFGQVAGGVHMGVGYGLTEEYMQQDARPRTRHFSEYFIPTVLDMPRELVSLAVEVEDPTGPFGAKGLGETPTLPTAAAIANAIHDATGVWLNRIPATSEMVWRAIHSRG, encoded by the coding sequence ATGAGCAAAGCGATTGGCTCGCCGCATACTCGCCTGGACATCGTCGCGAAAGTCAAGGGAACCCGCAAGTACCCGCAGGACTTCAACATGGAGGGGCAACTCTGGGCCGCCGTCGTCTGGGCCGCTCACCCTCATGCCATCGTCCGACGCATTGACACGTCGGCCGCCGAGGCGCTGCCGGGCGTCGTGCGCATCCTCACGTCCAACGACGTGCCCGTCAACAGTTACGGCATCAACATCCCCGACCAGCCCGTTCTGGTGGGCGAAGGCGAAAAGGTGCGCTGGGTGGGCGACCGCATCGCCATCGTCGTGGCCCAAGACCGCCGCACCGCCTACAAGGCGCGGGATCTGGTGCAGGTGGACTACGAACCGCTGCCGGTGGTGTCCGACGTGTTCGCCGCCATGCAGGAGAACGCCCCTCGCATTCACGAAGACCGCCCCAGCAACATTCTACACCACATTCCTATACGCAAGGGCAACATAGAAGAGGGTTTCGCGCAGGCCGATGTCATCGTGGAAAGCGAAATCTCCACGCCTTTCGTGGAGCACGCCTACATGCAGCCGGAAGCAGGCATCGGCTACATAGACGAGGAGGGGCGCGTTACCGTTATTGCTTCCGCCCAGTGGCCCCATGACGACCTGCACCAGATCGCGCGCATGCTGGACCTGCCGGAGGACAAGGTGCGGGAAATTGTGCCCGCAGTCGGGGGCGCATTCGGAGGGCGCGAGGACATGTACATCCAGCATCTCCTGGCCCTCTGCGCCTTCGTCATGCGCCGGCCGGTGAAGATGGTGTGGGACCGCGAGGAGTCCATCACCCGTACAGGTAAGCGCCACCCGTTCTACTTCCAGTACAAGGTCGGAGCCACGCGCGAGGGCATCCTGACGGCTGTCCAGATTCGCCTTGTCTCCGACGCCGGAGCCTACGCATCCACGTCCGTCCCCGTGCTCAACAATGCGGCCAGTTTCGCCGCGGGGCCCTACAAGTACCCACACGCGCACGTGGACGCCTACACCGTCTTCACGAACAACGCGGTTACGATGGCGATGCGCGGGTTCGGCGCTACGCAGCCGCCGGTCATGTACGAGAGAATGCTGGACCAGTTGGCCGAAGCCCTGCACATGGACCCGGTGGAACTGCGCATGAAGAATCTGCTGGGCGACGGCGACATCAGCATCACCGGCAATGCCATGTGGGGCGGCGTAGGCATCAAGGAAACGCTGCGGCAGGCAGCCCTGGCTGCCGGCTGGCGGCAGGAAGGCGAGCACTGGGTCAAACCCGACCTGGGCCAGCCGTCCGCCCCGCACAAGAAGCGCGGCATCGGCATCGCCTGCGCGTACAAGAACGTCGGCTACTCCTTCGGCTTTGACGACAAGTCGGAGGCCGAAGTCATCCTCCGCCTCAAGATGGACGGCAGCATCGCCAGCGCAACGGTCAAGACCGCCGCCGTGGAGGTAGGCCAGGGTGTAACCACCGCCCTCGCCCAGATCGCCGCCGAGACGCTGGGCATTCCGGTGTCCAGGGTGCGCATCGCCCTCATTGACACCAGCGACGTCCCTAACGCAGGCAGTTCCTCCGCCTCGCGCCATGTGTACATCACGGGTAACGCGGTGTACGGTGCCTGCAAGGCGGCACTTGAAAAGCGCGAGCGCATCCTGCTGGAGGAAAGCGGCGAACCGACCGTGTCGGCCCGATACCTGTACCACGGCCGCTCCCATCGCCCCACGACGCCCTATGACCCCGAGACAGGGCAATGCAATCCGCACATCGCCTACTCCTACGGCACCGAGATCGCCCTCGTGGAGGTGGACACCGAGACGGGAGAGACAGAGGTCTTGAAAATGTGGGCCGCTCACGACGCGGGCAGGGTGGTCAATCCGGCCCAATACTTCGGCCAGGTGGCCGGCGGCGTCCACATGGGCGTGGGCTACGGCCTGACCGAGGAGTACATGCAGCAGGACGCACGGCCGCGCACCCGCCACTTCAGCGAGTACTTCATCCCGACCGTGCTGGACATGCCGCGCGAACTGGTCTCCCTGGCCGTAGAAGTGGAAGACCCCACCGGCCCCTTCGGCGCGAAGGGCCTGGGCGAGACGCCGACTCTGCCCACAGCCGCCGCAATCGCCAATGCGATCCACGACGCCACAGGTGTCTGGCTCAATCGCATACCGGCCACCAGCGAAATGGTCTGGCGCGCGATTCATAGCAGGGGCTAG
- a CDS encoding sigma-70 family RNA polymerase sigma factor gives MDISDALLLQRWQDGDETAFADIFLRHYGPLVRALRNLLGSTDEAEDIAQETFWRLYRHPLAAEREHNLAAWLMRVATRLGYNALRERARRERRQGVWQQQVETTPNPETEALRQETRREVQQALARMPFRQAQILFLRHQGYAYAELAEIVGVKVSSVGTLLARAERTFARHYRGDAPGSM, from the coding sequence GTGGACATTTCCGACGCGCTTCTCCTACAACGGTGGCAGGACGGCGACGAGACGGCCTTCGCCGACATCTTCCTGCGCCACTACGGCCCACTGGTCCGCGCGCTACGAAACCTGCTCGGCTCCACCGACGAGGCGGAGGACATCGCGCAGGAGACGTTCTGGCGGCTCTACCGGCATCCGCTGGCCGCAGAACGAGAGCACAACCTGGCCGCCTGGCTCATGCGCGTGGCGACACGCCTGGGCTACAATGCACTGCGAGAACGGGCGCGGCGGGAGCGCAGGCAGGGCGTGTGGCAGCAGCAGGTGGAAACCACACCCAATCCGGAGACGGAAGCCCTTCGGCAGGAGACGCGGCGAGAGGTGCAGCAGGCCTTGGCCCGAATGCCATTCCGCCAGGCGCAGATACTGTTCCTGCGGCACCAGGGATACGCCTACGCGGAACTCGCAGAAATCGTCGGGGTCAAAGTCTCATCAGTGGGAACGTTGCTTGCCCGCGCCGAACGCACCTTCGCCAGACACTACCGCGGCGACGCGCCGGGCAGCATGTGA
- a CDS encoding response regulator: MAKKGTLLSTGEVATRAGVTRTTVLHWIKSGKLQPALTTAGGHYRIAESDLARFLAEHYGTDAPGPRNVILVVDDEPSILEVVLLALRPAFPGWRMETASDGVEAGMKLLRFTPALLVLDLMLPGIDGFEVCRLVRSDPELRKIAILCITGYKHPGIYEQALEAGADECLFKPLDMKTLSEKAQELVARHR; the protein is encoded by the coding sequence TTGGCAAAGAAGGGCACTCTTCTCAGCACTGGCGAAGTAGCCACTCGGGCCGGCGTAACCCGTACCACGGTGCTTCACTGGATCAAGTCCGGGAAACTACAGCCTGCCCTCACGACCGCTGGCGGCCACTACCGCATCGCAGAGTCTGACCTGGCGCGCTTCCTGGCCGAGCACTACGGTACGGACGCGCCCGGCCCCAGAAACGTCATCCTCGTCGTGGACGACGAGCCTTCCATCCTGGAAGTCGTGCTCCTGGCCCTCCGGCCTGCCTTCCCCGGATGGCGCATGGAAACGGCATCCGATGGCGTGGAGGCCGGCATGAAACTGCTCCGCTTCACGCCGGCGCTTCTGGTCCTGGATCTCATGCTGCCGGGGATTGACGGCTTTGAAGTCTGTCGCCTCGTGCGAAGCGACCCCGAACTGCGCAAAATTGCCATCCTGTGCATCACCGGCTACAAGCACCCCGGCATATACGAGCAGGCCCTGGAGGCCGGCGCCGACGAATGCCTCTTCAAGCCGCTTGACATGAAGACCCTGAGCGAAAAAGCGCAGGAACTTGTGGCCCGCCACCGCTAG
- a CDS encoding ABC transporter permease → MNRIALIARLTFHEARRRKIMWAAVLLGLAFLAIYALGLYFLRGEILEGMERYPQGTLTGLNMLVMMALYAVNFLIIVMTVLTSVDTVAGEVASGAIHAIAAKPIRRAEILLGKWLGFAVMLVLYAALMIGGVVLATRLLTNYTPPNVLRGSLLMILEGFIVLHLSLLGGTFLSTLANGVFVLGLFGVAFIGGWMEQFGAMMHNETVVNIGILSSLIMPSEAIWRWAAYLMQPPILRTFNVSPFGSNAQPSLAMVVYTLAYLAAALAFAIRNFSRKDL, encoded by the coding sequence ATGAACCGCATCGCGCTCATCGCCCGACTCACGTTCCACGAGGCGCGCCGCCGCAAGATCATGTGGGCGGCCGTCCTACTCGGCCTCGCCTTCCTCGCCATCTACGCGCTGGGACTCTACTTCCTGCGCGGCGAAATCCTTGAGGGGATGGAGCGGTACCCGCAAGGCACGCTCACCGGCCTCAACATGCTCGTCATGATGGCGCTGTATGCGGTGAACTTCCTCATCATCGTGATGACCGTCCTCACATCGGTGGACACCGTCGCAGGCGAAGTGGCCTCTGGCGCCATCCACGCCATCGCCGCCAAGCCCATCCGCCGCGCCGAAATCCTCCTGGGCAAGTGGCTGGGATTCGCCGTCATGCTTGTCCTGTACGCGGCCCTCATGATCGGCGGGGTCGTGCTGGCCACCCGACTCCTCACCAACTACACGCCCCCGAACGTCCTGCGCGGCAGCCTGCTGATGATCCTGGAAGGATTCATCGTGCTGCACCTGTCGCTGCTCGGCGGCACGTTCCTGTCCACGCTCGCCAACGGCGTCTTCGTGCTCGGACTGTTCGGCGTCGCCTTCATCGGCGGGTGGATGGAGCAGTTCGGCGCGATGATGCACAACGAGACCGTCGTGAACATCGGCATCCTCAGCAGCCTCATCATGCCTTCCGAGGCCATCTGGCGCTGGGCGGCGTACCTGATGCAGCCGCCCATCCTGCGGACGTTCAACGTCAGCCCGTTCGGCAGCAACGCACAACCCAGCCTGGCCATGGTGGTGTACACGCTGGCGTACCTGGCTGCCGCCCTGGCGTTCGCCATTCGCAACTTCAGCCGCAAGGACCTGTAG
- a CDS encoding glycosyltransferase family 39 protein, with protein MTTETRDTRLAWLRRHHEVILLGIILLAALALRLYGLERSSLWLDELMQVQAARRPWWAVPKAALGHDGSAPLDYLITHFVYYHIGRSEGILRLPAVLWGVLSVATVYFLGKRMFDKTTGFLAAALLTILPSHIYYSQEVRPYSLPALMVLLATFAFYHAVSRNTRGAWALYGITLVIGMYSHYYVAIVGILHGAYLVLMALAKRLPWNRLLPYVVAACAAGLLFLPWPLSDTITTSQTFRMPGVGTLFSAPFVSTGVNYKFTLLHPLTWFAGFVWLSALAGVVLVITGGSAARNNIGLLAVVVLFGLTAVVTLDYTAPYFFSTRQFLPFAPLLILLGSAGALAIVRAVSRRLAPHLPGDAVAAAAAVVLVLFAAGTLSGALSDIYRYKKEDWGTASRYLIQYAHQNDVIIARHPYFKYYYAPELANQIIALTDVGTIQTQANKHARVWILAETVWRRYGYVPDVVAWIEATKPLEVKRFSGLRLYLYSATLTPQQLEATLKQW; from the coding sequence ATGACAACCGAAACCCGCGATACCCGGCTTGCATGGCTGCGACGGCACCACGAGGTCATCCTCCTGGGCATCATCCTCCTCGCCGCCCTCGCCCTGCGCCTGTACGGCCTGGAGCGCAGCAGCCTTTGGCTGGATGAACTGATGCAAGTTCAGGCCGCGCGCCGCCCGTGGTGGGCCGTGCCAAAGGCCGCCCTGGGACATGATGGCTCAGCGCCTCTAGACTACCTTATCACGCACTTCGTGTACTACCACATCGGCCGCTCCGAGGGCATCCTGCGCCTGCCGGCCGTGCTGTGGGGCGTCCTCTCCGTCGCAACGGTTTACTTCCTCGGCAAGCGCATGTTTGACAAGACGACGGGATTCCTGGCCGCCGCGCTCCTCACCATCCTCCCGTCCCACATCTACTACTCGCAAGAGGTGCGCCCGTACAGCCTACCCGCGCTCATGGTGCTGCTGGCGACCTTCGCGTTCTACCATGCCGTGAGTAGGAACACCCGTGGGGCATGGGCGCTGTACGGGATTACCCTGGTCATTGGGATGTACTCCCACTACTACGTGGCCATTGTGGGCATTCTCCACGGCGCGTACCTGGTGCTGATGGCGCTGGCGAAGCGCCTGCCGTGGAATCGCCTGCTCCCGTACGTGGTCGCGGCGTGCGCGGCGGGACTGCTGTTCCTGCCCTGGCCCCTGTCGGACACGATCACGACATCCCAAACTTTTCGCATGCCGGGCGTAGGTACCTTGTTCTCCGCACCGTTTGTGTCCACAGGGGTGAACTACAAGTTCACCCTGTTACATCCGCTCACGTGGTTTGCAGGGTTCGTGTGGCTTTCCGCACTTGCGGGAGTCGTTCTAGTTATCACGGGAGGCTCGGCCGCACGGAATAACATAGGGCTCCTTGCTGTGGTCGTTCTATTCGGACTAACAGCGGTTGTCACACTGGACTACACAGCACCCTACTTCTTCTCCACCCGCCAATTCCTTCCCTTTGCGCCGCTGCTGATACTCCTGGGGTCGGCGGGGGCGCTCGCCATCGTTCGCGCCGTGTCGCGACGCCTGGCGCCGCACCTGCCCGGCGATGCCGTCGCGGCCGCGGCCGCTGTCGTACTCGTCCTCTTCGCTGCCGGAACTCTTTCCGGCGCGCTGTCGGACATCTACCGTTACAAGAAGGAAGACTGGGGAACCGCAAGCCGGTATCTAATCCAGTATGCCCACCAAAACGATGTCATCATCGCTCGCCATCCGTATTTCAAATACTACTACGCACCCGAACTAGCCAACCAGATTATCGCGCTCACAGACGTGGGTACAATCCAGACCCAGGCCAACAAACATGCCCGCGTGTGGATCCTGGCGGAAACCGTGTGGCGCAGATATGGCTACGTGCCCGACGTGGTCGCGTGGATCGAAGCCACAAAACCGCTGGAAGTCAAGAGGTTCAGCGGCCTGCGGCTCTACCTCTATTCCGCCACACTCACGCCCCAGCAATTGGAAGCGACTCTGAAGCAGTGGTAA
- a CDS encoding zf-HC2 domain-containing protein: MHIPEGTLRAYLDEQTSSEETRTIAEHLRACVACRERLARLEARRSHAAAAMSTLQPPEDRVPTHPSQALARFRQQHNVHEHNERRHAPMRKHNNLGRWKPVWIGLAVLVIASLFIFYPPLRTAASDFLGIFRVRKFVAVPINVSALENPTFENLLQSAFSDQLTVTKEPGPAIPVASPEEASAALGFAVRLPSALPQGYTAQPSMSIQGEFAFRARVDMDYVLAVREALGKTDVPIPPGLDGAVLDVTVPKILAANYTSEWGWLTVVQAMSPEVQLPPNLDLQQIGEFGLRLAGIPADQARQMAAVIDWANTLIIPVPLGYASYEEVTVAGTRGVLISDSAEEASGHYLLVFAKDGIVYGLEGAASAQELLAAAESMF, from the coding sequence ATGCACATCCCTGAAGGCACTCTCCGCGCATACCTGGACGAGCAAACATCGTCCGAAGAAACGCGCACCATCGCCGAACATCTCCGCGCATGCGTCGCGTGCCGCGAGCGGCTGGCGAGGCTGGAAGCCCGCCGCAGCCACGCCGCAGCCGCCATGTCCACCCTGCAGCCCCCGGAGGACCGCGTGCCCACCCATCCGTCCCAGGCCCTCGCGCGGTTCCGCCAGCAACACAACGTCCACGAACACAACGAAAGGAGACACGCTCCCATGAGAAAGCACAACAACCTGGGCCGCTGGAAGCCCGTCTGGATCGGCCTCGCGGTCCTTGTCATCGCATCGCTGTTCATCTTCTACCCGCCATTGCGGACGGCGGCCTCGGACTTCCTGGGCATTTTCCGTGTCCGCAAGTTCGTCGCCGTGCCCATCAACGTGTCGGCGCTGGAGAACCCGACGTTTGAGAACCTGCTGCAATCCGCGTTCTCGGATCAACTCACCGTCACCAAGGAACCAGGGCCAGCGATCCCCGTCGCCTCCCCCGAGGAAGCATCCGCGGCCCTGGGGTTCGCGGTGCGGCTCCCGTCGGCACTGCCCCAAGGATACACGGCCCAGCCCAGCATGAGCATCCAGGGCGAGTTCGCATTCCGCGCGCGTGTGGACATGGATTACGTGCTGGCCGTTCGGGAGGCCCTGGGCAAGACGGACGTCCCCATCCCGCCGGGGTTGGACGGGGCGGTGCTGGACGTAACCGTGCCCAAGATACTCGCCGCCAACTACACATCGGAGTGGGGTTGGCTCACCGTAGTCCAGGCCATGTCGCCCGAGGTTCAGTTGCCGCCGAACCTGGACTTGCAGCAAATCGGCGAGTTTGGCCTGCGACTGGCCGGCATTCCGGCGGATCAGGCCCGCCAGATGGCTGCGGTCATTGACTGGGCCAACACGCTCATCATCCCTGTGCCGCTGGGCTACGCCTCTTACGAAGAGGTAACCGTGGCAGGCACGCGCGGCGTGCTCATCAGTGACAGCGCAGAGGAGGCTTCCGGGCACTACCTGCTCGTCTTCGCCAAGGATGGCATCGTGTACGGGCTGGAGGGGGCGGCCTCGGCGCAGGAACTGCTGGCCGCCGCCGAGTCCATGTTCTAG
- a CDS encoding glycosyltransferase family 39 protein gives MTTETRHTPLAWLRRHHEVILLGAILLAALALRLYQLEQDSFWIDELTQINHSRVPLLRVFKAALLDDGSTPLDYLVTHFVYYYIGRSEGILRLPAVLWGVLSVATVYFLGKRMFDKTTGFLAAALLAILPSHIYYSQEVRPYSLPALMVLLATFAFYHAVSRNTRGAWALYGITLVIGMYSHYYVAIVGILHGAYLALMALVKRLPWNRLLPYVIAAGAAGLLFLPWVLADQFRSGYAFQMPSKSVLLSAAFVPRGGDALIANFRPLTVFVGFVWACVLVSVGLSIRGGSAARNNMGLLALVVLGGMAVAVVLDYLGSHFFPTRHFLPFAPLLILLGAAGAVEGMRGAARSVRREPTEAMNTLIVVLLVALAAWTLATPISEVYRHKKQDWRGVGRYLLRNVAQGDVVLLRMTFDVEFYAPELKNHIQPLRSLKTIQDAAKAHQRVWIVDWSSALRRYVPDVAHWLEAEKPLRIRGFTSMELYLYSATLTPQQLEATLKQW, from the coding sequence ATGACAACCGAAACCCGCCATACGCCACTCGCATGGCTGCGACGGCACCACGAGGTCATCCTCCTGGGCGCCATCCTCCTCGCCGCCCTCGCCCTGCGCCTGTACCAACTGGAGCAGGACAGTTTCTGGATTGACGAACTGACCCAAATCAACCATTCCCGCGTGCCGCTCCTTCGGGTATTCAAGGCCGCCCTGCTTGATGATGGGAGCACACCCCTAGACTACCTTGTTACCCACTTCGTGTACTACTACATCGGCCGCTCCGAGGGCATCCTACGCCTGCCGGCCGTGCTCTGGGGCGTCCTCTCCGTCGCGACGGTTTACTTCCTCGGCAAGCGCATGTTTGACAAGACGACGGGATTCCTGGCCGCTGCGCTCCTCGCCATCCTTCCGTCCCACATCTACTACTCGCAAGAGGTGCGCCCGTACAGCCTACCCGCGCTCATGGTGTTGCTGGCGACCTTCGCGTTCTACCATGCCGTGAGTAGGAATACCCGCGGGGCGTGGGCGCTGTACGGGATCACCCTGGTCATCGGGATGTATTCCCACTACTACGTGGCCATTGTGGGCATTCTTCATGGCGCGTATCTGGCGCTGATGGCGCTGGTGAAGCGCCTGCCGTGGAACCGCCTGCTCCCGTATGTCATCGCGGCGGGCGCGGCGGGACTGTTGTTCCTGCCCTGGGTACTGGCAGACCAGTTCAGATCGGGCTATGCGTTCCAGATGCCCAGCAAGAGCGTCTTGCTTTCGGCAGCCTTCGTACCCCGCGGCGGCGATGCCCTCATCGCAAACTTCCGCCCGCTGACCGTATTCGTGGGTTTCGTCTGGGCCTGTGTGCTGGTGAGCGTGGGCTTGAGCATCAGGGGTGGCTCGGCCGCACGAAATAACATGGGGCTGCTCGCACTGGTAGTCCTCGGCGGAATGGCCGTGGCAGTCGTACTGGACTACCTGGGTTCCCACTTCTTCCCCACTCGCCATTTCCTTCCCTTTGCGCCGCTGCTGATACTCCTGGGGGCGGCGGGGGCGGTAGAAGGCATGCGCGGAGCAGCCCGTTCCGTCCGCAGAGAGCCGACGGAGGCCATGAACACCCTCATAGTAGTATTGCTCGTGGCACTCGCAGCATGGACGCTGGCAACACCGATTTCGGAGGTGTATCGGCACAAGAAGCAGGATTGGCGCGGTGTAGGGCGATATCTTCTTCGTAACGTCGCACAGGGGGACGTAGTACTCCTCCGCATGACATTTGATGTGGAATTCTACGCACCTGAGTTGAAAAACCATATCCAGCCCCTTCGCAGTCTGAAAACCATCCAAGATGCAGCAAAAGCCCATCAGCGTGTGTGGATAGTGGATTGGTCAAGCGCGCTCCGGCGCTACGTGCCCGATGTGGCCCATTGGCTGGAAGCGGAAAAGCCTCTGCGAATCCGAGGGTTCACCAGCATGGAACTCTACCTCTACTCCGCCACACTCACGCCCCAGCAATTGGAAGCCACCCTGAAGCAGTGGTAA